The region TAATATATAATACTTTCTATTTGTATGGTATTATTACTATAGTGGCCAATTTATGCAAATAAATAATAATAAACTAAACCTACAAAACCAAATTATAAAACAAATAAATAGTGAATTTAAAGTATTTTAAAATAAATCCAAATTTAAACATTTAATAAGAATATACATGTTAATTTCAGTATATACTCATTTATTAAAAAGAATTTAATAAAATAATTATTCTAAATAATTTTCTTCGATTGCATCAATTACACATGGCGCATTCCAACCTATAACCTCTGCTGCAATTTCTTCAAGCTCTGGAGGTACGTCTTCCATTCCATACGGCCTTATAACAATAATAGGCTTATTTAATTTCATTGAAATATCAATTTGATTTTTTATAATATTATTATAATTATTATACAATCCTGAAAGAATTATAACTACATTTGCTGATTCTATCTGCTTTTGAAGCTCTTTTTCTTCAAGTTTATCTTTTTTGAGTATGCTGAAATTTTTATATTCAAATTCATGAGCAGATGAAAGTTTTTCATTTATTAAGTCATATTCCTTTTCATTTTCGCCGATGTGGCTTATAAATAGTTTATGAACCTTTAATTCTGACTCAAACATGATATTATACTCCAAAATTACATTGATTTATAGATATTTAAATTTGAAAACATTTATTTCTATCTAAAAATATAATTTAAAAAAAAATAGTTTATAGACTTTAAATTCAAAATAAGAAGTAAATTTAATTAATTTAATAATAAAAAGAGGTAGATATTCAGTTGTAACGAATTACAACTGATTATATCCTCCAAATTGGTTTATATTCCTTATGCTAATAGGGCTGAATTATGTTGATTAAACAAACATAGAATTATAGCCGTAAGCTCTATAAGGAACTGTTACCCATCTTCCGTTTTGGTTTAGCTGAACAGATCTGTGCTTACTGGAATAACTTGTTCTGTACTGAACTACTCTTGAAGAGTATCCTGCTGATTGGAATTGACTGTTAAGATATTCACTCATAGCCCAGCAATCCCCTGCTCCTGCACTTTGCATGGAAGCAGCAGAGCTTACACCGCGCCTATATCCATATCTTGCACCAGATTTCATTATGGAATCTGTTGTTCCGTCACTTACAAATCCAGCACTACTTGAAGAATAACTGCTTCTTTTGTATCTGGATGCTGCTTTAACTTTTCTGTACTTTGATTTTTTGGATTTCTTGTAAGTAGCTTTTGTTTTCTTGTATTTCTTAGTAGTTTTAGCTTTTCGAACTGTTTTTGCCTTAACCTTTGTCTTAGATGCTGCGTTTACTTCTAAACCGCTTTTATTATCATTTAAACCAATTTTTAAATTATTGTCCACAGTTTGGTTTTCTGCTGCCCCTCCTATTGAGGGAAATATGCACATTGCCATAGCTAATGTTAGTAACAACGCACACGTTTTTCGTCGCTTAATTTTACCGCCTCCGTGTCCACTAGTATTAAAACACCTACTTGGGACTTTTTGGACAAAACATATAGTGTCTCAATATCCCATATAAAGGTTTTGATTTTTTTATGAAAAAAACGCATCCATAGCTCTCTTTTTTAGATTTAAGACTCTCTTAAAGAGTATTTAAAGGTAGGATTATAGAGTAGCACTCCTCGTTTGTATTTTTAGTATATTAGCCTTAATTATACCCTATTTTAAAAAATTGCCACGAATAGAAACTATTTTAATTCAAGATGTTATGGTCAAATTATATATGATATAAGTTGCCCCTCCCCTTTATAGTTACAAGAAATTTAACGCCTTAAATCCTAAAAATAGAAATATTTGCAGCTTATTAAACATTCTAACATATTAAAACCATTTTTAATAAAAATAGTTGGAATTCTGTTATTTTAGTTATTAATCTAAATTTTTATTATTTATTTGAATAAAACACAAATTAAAGCTTAATCAAATCCTGATCAAATATAGATATAATTTATATGAAAACAATATATACTACTACTTTTTATAACTAAATTTTATTATTAGTGGAAAAGGATTGAAATGTTTTTATCTAAATTAATACCTCTTAAAGAAGCACTGGACATAATAAATGGTTTTAATGTCAAAATATCGGTTGAAAAAATATCTCTTAAAGATACATATAATCGAGTGCTTGCAGAAAACATTGAATCACTTTTAGATTCCCCCTCTTTTGATAATTCAGCCATGGATGGTTATGCCCTAAAAGCAGAGGATACATTTGGATTTTCACAAAGTAATCCTACATATTTAAAAGTTGTTGACAGTATTGGTGCAGGAAAAGCATCAAAAATCACAGTAAAAAATGGAGAAGCCATAAAAATTGCAACAGGAGCACCCATACCTCAAGGAGCAAATGCTGTTTTGATGGAAGAGTATACACAAAAAAAAGAGAATGATTTAGAAGTTTCAAGTACAGTTGCACCGGGTGAAAATGTTTCTTCCAGGGCTGAAGACTTTAAAAAAGGTGATTTACTCTTAAAATCTGGAAAAAAATTAAGGCCACAGGATGTGGGAATAATAGCCTCTGCCGGATACAGTGAAATAACTGTTTTTAAAAAGCCACGAATAGGTGTCATTACCACTGGTAGCGAGCTTGTAATGCCAAAAACTCCATTAAATGAGGCAGAAGTTATAAATTCAAATTATTACACATTAAAAGCGCTGGTAGAAAGCACTCAAGCAATCCCTGACATTACCCATTGTGTTGATGATGCTAACAAAGTTAAAGATCAAATTAAAACATTTTTAAAATCCTGTGATGCAGTAATAACCACTGGAGGCACTGCAATTAGTAAAGGAGATGTTGTAGTGGACGTAGTTAGTGAATTAGGTGATGTTTTAATTCATGGTGTTGCCATTAAACCAGGAAAACCTTTTGGGTTCGGAATGGTTGATCAAACTCCTATATTCATGCTTTCTGGCTATCCTGTAGCTTCAATGGTACAGTTTGACGTTTTTGTGCGTGATACTCTCCTTAAAATGCAACAAATTTATAGAAAACCTCCCATTATTAAAAAAAAAGCCTCAAGAAAAATTGCATCATCTCTGGGAAGAACCGAATATATAAGGGCAGATACCGATGGAAATTCAGCCTATCCCCTTAAAATTAAAGGATCAGGAATTATAAGATCCATGGTGGAGTCTAATTCTTATATTATAATAGAAGAGAATGTTGAAGGTATTGAAAAGGGTGAAGAGTGTAATGTTTTACTTTATGAAGCTCTAAATGTTTGAAATTAATATGATAAAAAAAATAATTAGAATATTTGAAGGTGATTAATTGAACGTTTTATGGTATTATGCAATTGCATTCATTGTTATATGGGTTTTAGCCCTATTATTTAAAGATAAATTAAAAATAGACATTAATGGTCCTCTTTTAATGAGAAGAACCGGCCGGATGAGGGATCTTATTGATAGAATTGCCCAGAAGAGTCCCAGATTCTGGCGAATATTCATGAAT is a window of Methanobacterium sp. DNA encoding:
- a CDS encoding TIR domain-containing protein, whose translation is MFESELKVHKLFISHIGENEKEYDLINEKLSSAHEFEYKNFSILKKDKLEEKELQKQIESANVVIILSGLYNNYNNIIKNQIDISMKLNKPIIVIRPYGMEDVPPELEEIAAEVIGWNAPCVIDAIEENYLE
- a CDS encoding molybdopterin molybdotransferase MoeA; its protein translation is MFLSKLIPLKEALDIINGFNVKISVEKISLKDTYNRVLAENIESLLDSPSFDNSAMDGYALKAEDTFGFSQSNPTYLKVVDSIGAGKASKITVKNGEAIKIATGAPIPQGANAVLMEEYTQKKENDLEVSSTVAPGENVSSRAEDFKKGDLLLKSGKKLRPQDVGIIASAGYSEITVFKKPRIGVITTGSELVMPKTPLNEAEVINSNYYTLKALVESTQAIPDITHCVDDANKVKDQIKTFLKSCDAVITTGGTAISKGDVVVDVVSELGDVLIHGVAIKPGKPFGFGMVDQTPIFMLSGYPVASMVQFDVFVRDTLLKMQQIYRKPPIIKKKASRKIASSLGRTEYIRADTDGNSAYPLKIKGSGIIRSMVESNSYIIIEENVEGIEKGEECNVLLYEALNV